A stretch of Pseudomonas sp. LS.1a DNA encodes these proteins:
- a CDS encoding ExbD/TolR family protein, with amino-acid sequence MAFSTQDSDEVLSEINVTPLVDVMLVLLVVFIVTAPLLTNAIPINLPKTEAVAPVEQKDPLVVSIDGDGKLFINKDEIQPDLLETSLKAAKDKDADVRVQLQADDGVNYGEVARAMAAIERAGISKLAVITAR; translated from the coding sequence ATGGCCTTTTCGACCCAGGATAGCGACGAAGTCCTCAGTGAAATCAACGTCACGCCGTTGGTGGACGTCATGCTGGTGCTGCTGGTGGTATTCATCGTCACTGCGCCGCTGCTGACCAATGCCATCCCCATCAACCTGCCCAAGACCGAGGCCGTGGCCCCGGTGGAGCAGAAGGACCCGCTGGTGGTCAGCATCGATGGTGACGGCAAGTTGTTCATCAACAAGGACGAGATCCAGCCCGACCTGCTGGAAACCAGCCTCAAGGCTGCCAAGGACAAGGACGCGGACGTGCGTGTACAGCTGCAGGCTGATGACGGCGTGAACTACGGCGAAGTGGCGCGGGCCATGGCGGCTATCGAACGTGCGGGGATCAGCAAGCTGGCGGTGATTACCGCGCGCTAA
- the cysW gene encoding sulfate ABC transporter permease subunit CysW: MSSTSLNATAAANAARRGSATSRRILIGLGWLVFALFLLLPLVIVVSQALKNGFGTFFEAIFEPDALSALKLTLLAVVISVPLNLVFGVSAAWCVSKYTFRGKSILVTLIDLPFSVSPVIAGLVYVLMFGAQGLFGPWLQDHDIQIVFALPGIVLATIFVTVPFVARELIPLMQEQGTQEEEAARLLGANGWQMFWHVTLPNIKWGLIYGVVLCTARAMGEFGAVSVVSGHIRGVTNTLPLHVEILYNEYNHVAAFSVASLLLILALFILLLKQWSENRINRLRHSAAEE, translated from the coding sequence ATGTCCAGTACATCCCTGAATGCAACCGCCGCCGCCAATGCCGCCCGCCGGGGCAGCGCCACATCGCGGCGCATCCTGATCGGCCTTGGCTGGCTGGTGTTCGCGCTGTTCCTGCTGCTGCCGCTGGTAATCGTGGTGTCGCAGGCGCTGAAGAACGGCTTTGGCACCTTCTTCGAGGCGATCTTCGAGCCTGACGCGTTGTCGGCGCTGAAGCTGACCCTGCTGGCCGTGGTCATTTCGGTGCCGCTGAACCTGGTGTTCGGCGTCAGCGCCGCCTGGTGCGTGAGCAAGTACACTTTCCGTGGCAAGAGCATCCTGGTCACCCTGATCGACCTGCCGTTCTCGGTGTCGCCGGTGATCGCCGGCCTGGTCTACGTGCTGATGTTCGGCGCGCAAGGCCTGTTCGGGCCGTGGTTGCAGGACCACGATATCCAGATCGTGTTCGCCCTGCCGGGCATCGTCCTGGCCACCATCTTCGTCACCGTGCCGTTCGTGGCCCGTGAGCTGATCCCGCTGATGCAGGAGCAGGGCACGCAGGAAGAGGAGGCCGCGCGCCTGCTCGGCGCCAATGGCTGGCAGATGTTCTGGCACGTGACCCTGCCGAACATCAAATGGGGCCTGATCTACGGCGTGGTGCTGTGCACCGCGCGGGCCATGGGCGAGTTTGGCGCGGTGTCGGTGGTGTCGGGCCACATCCGCGGCGTGACCAACACCTTGCCGCTGCACGTGGAGATCCTCTACAACGAGTACAACCACGTCGCGGCCTTCAGCGTGGCCAGCCTGTTGCTGATCCTGGCGCTCTTCATCCTGCTGCTCAAGCAGTGGAGCGAGAACCGTATTAACCGCCTGCGCCACAGCGCCGCGGAGGAATGA
- a CDS encoding MetQ/NlpA family ABC transporter substrate-binding protein — protein MKKTLLTTALAAALSFAGLAAAAEKLVVAATPVPHAEILELIKPTLAKEGVDLQIKVFTDYVQPNVQVDQKRLDANYFQTLPYLQNFNEGKGTHLDTVIGVHVEPFGGYSKKVKSLSELKEGATVAIPNEGSNSGRALLLLQKAGLITLKDPKNALATPKDIAENPKKLKFRELESAMLPRVLDQVDLDMINTNYALEAGLNPAKDALVIEGSDSPYVNFLVARPDNKDSEAIQKLAKALTSPQVKEFIAKKYQGAVLPAF, from the coding sequence ATGAAGAAGACCCTGCTGACCACTGCCCTGGCCGCTGCCCTGTCGTTCGCCGGCCTGGCTGCCGCCGCCGAGAAACTGGTAGTTGCCGCCACCCCGGTACCGCACGCCGAAATCCTCGAGCTGATCAAGCCGACCCTGGCCAAGGAAGGTGTGGACCTGCAGATCAAGGTCTTCACCGACTACGTGCAGCCGAACGTGCAGGTTGACCAGAAGCGCCTGGACGCCAACTACTTCCAGACCCTGCCGTACCTGCAGAACTTCAACGAAGGCAAGGGCACCCACCTGGATACCGTGATCGGCGTGCACGTCGAACCCTTCGGTGGTTACTCGAAGAAGGTCAAGAGCCTGAGCGAACTGAAGGAAGGCGCCACCGTTGCCATCCCTAACGAGGGCAGCAACAGCGGCCGCGCCCTGCTGTTGTTGCAGAAGGCTGGCCTGATCACCCTGAAGGATCCGAAGAACGCCCTGGCCACCCCCAAGGACATCGCCGAGAACCCGAAGAAGCTGAAGTTCCGCGAGCTTGAGTCGGCCATGCTGCCGCGTGTGCTGGACCAGGTCGACCTGGACATGATCAACACCAACTACGCTCTGGAAGCCGGCCTGAACCCGGCCAAGGACGCGCTGGTGATCGAAGGCAGCGACTCGCCATACGTGAACTTCCTGGTCGCCCGCCCGGACAACAAGGATAGCGAAGCCATCCAGAAACTGGCCAAGGCCCTGACCAGCCCGCAAGTGAAGGAATTCATCGCCAAGAAGTATCAGGGTGCGGTGCTGCCGGCGTTCTGA
- a CDS encoding sulfate/molybdate ABC transporter ATP-binding protein, with translation MSIEVRNVSKRFNSFQALDNINLDINSGELVALLGPSGCGKTTLLRIIAGLETPDQGNIVFHGEDVSGHDVRDRNVGFVFQHYALFRHMSVFDNVAFGLRMKPKGERPSESKIAEKVHELLNMVQLDWLSDRYPEQLSGGQRQRIALARALAVEPKVLLLDEPFGALDAKVRKELRRWLARLHEDINLTSVFVTHDQEEAMEVADRIVVMNKGVIEQIGSPGEVYEHPANDFVYHFLGDSNRLALSEGHHVLFRPHEVSLSRHETEGHHAAEVRDIRPLGATTRVTLKVEGQSELIEAEVVKDHDSLTGLARGETLFFRPKVWQKVTDI, from the coding sequence ATGTCGATCGAAGTTCGTAACGTCAGCAAGCGCTTCAACAGCTTCCAGGCCCTGGACAACATCAACCTGGACATCAACAGCGGCGAGCTGGTGGCCCTGCTTGGCCCGTCCGGCTGCGGCAAGACTACCCTGCTGCGCATCATCGCCGGCCTGGAAACCCCGGACCAGGGCAATATCGTGTTCCATGGCGAGGACGTGTCCGGCCATGACGTGCGCGACCGCAACGTCGGTTTCGTGTTCCAGCACTACGCGTTGTTCCGCCACATGAGTGTGTTCGACAACGTTGCCTTCGGCCTGCGCATGAAGCCCAAGGGCGAGCGCCCGAGCGAGAGCAAGATTGCCGAGAAGGTGCATGAACTGCTGAACATGGTGCAACTGGACTGGCTGTCCGACCGCTACCCCGAGCAGTTGTCCGGTGGCCAGCGCCAGCGTATCGCCCTGGCCCGCGCCCTGGCGGTGGAACCCAAGGTGCTGCTGCTGGACGAGCCGTTCGGTGCGCTGGATGCCAAGGTGCGCAAGGAGCTGCGCCGCTGGCTGGCGCGCCTGCACGAGGACATCAACCTGACGTCGGTGTTCGTCACCCACGACCAGGAAGAGGCCATGGAGGTGGCTGACCGCATCGTGGTGATGAACAAGGGCGTGATCGAGCAGATCGGCTCGCCGGGCGAGGTGTACGAGCACCCGGCCAACGATTTCGTCTATCACTTCCTCGGTGACTCCAACCGCCTGGCCCTGAGCGAAGGGCATCATGTGCTGTTCCGCCCGCACGAAGTGTCGCTGTCGCGGCACGAGACCGAAGGGCACCATGCGGCCGAGGTGCGCGATATCCGCCCGTTGGGCGCGACCACGCGGGTAACCTTGAAGGTGGAAGGGCAGAGCGAGCTGATCGAGGCCGAAGTGGTCAAGGACCATGACAGCCTGACCGGGTTGGCGCGAGGGGAGACGTTGTTCTTCCGGCCGAAGGTTTGGCAGAAGGTGACGGATATCTGA
- a CDS encoding amino acid ABC transporter permease — translation MTLDTAFILSTLPAFLKAVGVTLQVGLIAIVTSLLVALVNATLLVLRTPYLWRLVKAYVELARNTPLLIQLFFVYFALPSLGLKISGFAAAIITMTFMGGAYLTEVLRAGIEAVPRAQLESGRSIGLSEGQLLRHVVLPQAGILSLPALFANFIFLLKETTVVSAVAVPEILYTTKNYIALYYKTYEMLTVLTLLCVLLFLPLSLLLRHVERRLQHAQFGV, via the coding sequence ATGACCCTCGACACCGCATTCATCCTCAGCACGCTGCCCGCCTTCCTCAAGGCAGTGGGCGTGACCCTGCAGGTCGGCCTGATCGCCATCGTCACCTCGCTGCTGGTCGCCCTGGTCAACGCCACACTGCTGGTATTGCGCACCCCGTACCTGTGGCGCCTGGTAAAAGCCTACGTGGAGCTGGCGCGCAACACGCCGCTGCTGATCCAGCTGTTCTTCGTCTACTTCGCCTTGCCCAGCCTGGGCCTGAAGATTTCCGGCTTTGCCGCGGCAATCATCACCATGACTTTCATGGGCGGTGCCTACCTGACCGAAGTGCTGCGCGCCGGCATCGAGGCCGTGCCCCGTGCCCAGCTGGAGTCCGGGCGCTCCATCGGCCTGTCCGAAGGCCAGCTGCTGCGCCACGTGGTGCTGCCGCAGGCCGGCATCCTCAGCCTGCCGGCGCTGTTCGCCAACTTTATCTTCCTGCTCAAGGAAACCACCGTGGTGTCGGCGGTGGCCGTGCCGGAAATCCTCTACACCACCAAGAACTACATCGCGCTGTACTACAAGACCTATGAAATGCTCACCGTGCTGACCCTGCTCTGCGTGCTGCTGTTCCTGCCGCTGTCGTTGCTGCTGCGCCATGTCGAAAGGAGGCTGCAACATGCCCAGTTCGGCGTCTGA
- a CDS encoding MotA/TolQ/ExbB proton channel family protein encodes MSLLASPLESVESAVIWLLVGFSVVTWGLALVKVVQFVRLKHQDKRFHQQFWAASSLDSAAEPSHELPGPAARVAQAGYAAIAVGDSQANDLSHAINHQDRLERALRQQIVRERRSLETGLAVVASIGSTSPFIGLFGTVWGIMEALKGISAAGSASLETVAGPIGAALVATGVGIAVAVPAVLVYNYFLRRLKLTAADLDDFAHDFYSLAQKSAFRVLVHPAVHRPQAGFTQPVKEAS; translated from the coding sequence ATGAGCCTGCTGGCATCCCCCCTCGAATCCGTTGAAAGCGCAGTCATCTGGCTGCTGGTCGGTTTTTCTGTCGTCACCTGGGGCCTGGCCCTGGTCAAGGTCGTGCAGTTCGTGCGGCTGAAGCATCAGGACAAGCGCTTCCACCAGCAATTCTGGGCCGCCTCGAGCCTGGACTCGGCTGCCGAGCCCAGCCACGAACTGCCTGGCCCGGCCGCACGCGTTGCCCAGGCCGGTTACGCTGCCATCGCCGTCGGTGACAGCCAGGCCAACGACCTGAGCCACGCCATCAACCACCAGGACCGCCTGGAGCGTGCCCTGCGCCAGCAGATCGTGCGTGAGCGCCGCTCGCTGGAAACCGGCCTGGCGGTGGTCGCCAGTATCGGCAGCACCTCGCCCTTCATCGGCCTGTTCGGCACCGTGTGGGGCATCATGGAAGCGCTCAAGGGCATCAGCGCGGCCGGCTCCGCCAGCCTGGAAACCGTGGCCGGGCCGATTGGCGCGGCACTGGTGGCCACCGGCGTGGGTATCGCCGTCGCGGTGCCGGCGGTGCTGGTCTACAACTACTTCCTGCGCCGCCTCAAGCTGACTGCCGCCGACCTCGATGACTTCGCCCACGACTTCTACAGCCTGGCGCAGAAGAGTGCCTTCCGCGTGCTGGTGCACCCGGCGGTGCACAGGCCCCAGGCCGGCTTCACCCAGCCGGTGAAGGAGGCGTCCTGA
- a CDS encoding sigma 54-interacting transcriptional regulator — protein sequence MTFQNPFGQPLLTFPELDKSPLSIRAKALVFIDPRSQQLRAELEQLAPQPLPVLIRGETGTGKELLARQIHRASDRSGLFVSVNCAGISPTYADAELFGYSAGSQGGTASSRAGWFGSANGGTLYLDEIADLPLAIQGKLLAALENREVTRVGAQQPQPVDVRLVAATSIDLARVVRAGRFNERLYQYLREGALELPPLRERPGDILPLAEYFVGIYSVRLQRPVPLVSEAAQQVLEAHPWPGNTRELENVIHFALLVNDGEEILAEDLDLPDPAR from the coding sequence ATGACTTTTCAAAACCCCTTTGGCCAGCCCTTGCTGACCTTCCCCGAGCTGGACAAGAGCCCGTTGAGCATCCGCGCCAAGGCGCTGGTGTTCATCGACCCGCGTTCGCAGCAGTTGCGCGCAGAGCTGGAGCAGCTGGCGCCGCAACCCCTGCCGGTGCTGATCCGTGGCGAAACCGGCACCGGCAAGGAACTGCTGGCCCGGCAGATCCACCGGGCCAGCGACCGCAGCGGGCTGTTCGTGTCGGTCAACTGCGCAGGCATCAGCCCTACCTATGCCGATGCCGAGCTGTTCGGCTACAGCGCCGGCAGCCAGGGCGGTACAGCCAGCAGCCGTGCCGGCTGGTTCGGCTCGGCAAACGGCGGCACGTTGTACCTGGACGAAATCGCCGACTTGCCGCTTGCCATCCAGGGCAAGCTGCTGGCCGCCCTGGAAAACCGCGAGGTAACCCGGGTGGGCGCGCAACAGCCGCAACCAGTGGACGTGCGCCTGGTGGCCGCCACCAGTATCGACCTGGCGCGGGTGGTGCGTGCGGGGCGTTTCAACGAGCGCCTGTACCAGTACCTGCGCGAGGGGGCGCTGGAACTGCCGCCGCTGCGCGAGCGGCCGGGCGATATCCTGCCGTTGGCCGAGTACTTCGTGGGCATCTACAGCGTGCGCCTGCAGCGGCCTGTGCCGCTGGTGAGCGAGGCGGCGCAGCAGGTTCTGGAGGCGCACCCCTGGCCCGGCAACACCCGTGAACTGGAGAACGTCATCCACTTCGCCTTGCTGGTGAATGACGGCGAAGAGATCCTGGCCGAGGACCTCGACCTGCCCGACCCCGCGCGCTAG
- a CDS encoding alpha/beta hydrolase yields MRNESIRYLIVPGWQGSPDNHWQSHWQRTLPNSARVEQHDWLTPQRRDWVQALEQAIAAERSPVILIAHSLGCITVAHWAAQASPALLRRVRGALLVAPADVERPTCAPALRNFAPIPTEALPFPSQVVSSDNDPAVSVPRALYLAQVWGAEAGLLTNAGHINVKSGHERWEQGFAYLYRLQSRVEQRALRRA; encoded by the coding sequence ATGCGCAATGAGTCGATTCGCTACCTGATTGTGCCGGGCTGGCAAGGATCGCCAGACAACCATTGGCAGAGTCACTGGCAGCGCACCCTGCCCAACAGTGCCCGGGTCGAGCAGCACGACTGGCTGACCCCGCAACGCCGGGACTGGGTGCAAGCGCTGGAGCAGGCGATTGCCGCCGAGCGCTCGCCGGTGATTCTGATCGCCCACAGCCTGGGTTGCATCACCGTCGCTCATTGGGCCGCGCAAGCCAGCCCGGCCCTGCTGCGGCGTGTACGCGGCGCGCTACTGGTGGCACCCGCTGATGTAGAGCGGCCGACCTGCGCGCCAGCCCTGCGCAACTTCGCGCCGATCCCGACCGAGGCACTGCCGTTCCCAAGCCAGGTGGTCAGCTCCGACAACGACCCGGCCGTGAGCGTGCCAAGGGCGCTGTACCTGGCCCAGGTATGGGGCGCCGAAGCAGGGCTGCTGACCAACGCCGGGCATATCAACGTCAAGTCCGGCCATGAGCGCTGGGAACAAGGCTTCGCCTACCTGTATCGCTTGCAAAGCCGGGTCGAGCAGCGCGCACTACGCCGCGCCTGA
- a CDS encoding RHS repeat-associated core domain-containing protein, translating into MLNSYSPYGYFFSVNALVGTLSFNGEHLDALSKLYFLGRGYRAFSPVLMRFNRPDEFSPFDIGGLNCYCYCLGDPVNRQDPNGKTSFATLALTAIAARRFKSRLFAKVKGPVEWFPLRNWKKGSIVPEIRYAIEKVSSGKESVAHVVSQEDLSVLDLSEKKHKFILRQDQNFFISTFSEFDDAPLSHASLAELGRRQLRSTSQVVAAGYIYRDSGQTYVDNHSGHYLPGYRSSQAAVNYLRSISVPAMSVRMVGQMMRR; encoded by the coding sequence ATGCTTAATTCATACTCTCCTTATGGGTATTTCTTCTCTGTGAATGCCTTGGTGGGTACATTGAGTTTTAATGGCGAACACCTTGATGCACTAAGTAAACTATATTTTCTAGGTCGCGGATACAGAGCGTTCAGTCCAGTGTTGATGCGTTTCAATAGGCCTGATGAGTTTAGCCCTTTCGATATCGGTGGGTTGAATTGTTACTGTTATTGCTTAGGGGATCCTGTTAATCGTCAAGACCCTAACGGAAAAACTTCATTCGCGACGCTGGCGTTGACAGCAATCGCGGCACGTCGCTTTAAAAGTAGGCTCTTTGCAAAGGTTAAAGGTCCCGTTGAATGGTTTCCATTACGGAACTGGAAGAAAGGATCTATTGTTCCAGAGATTAGATATGCCATAGAAAAAGTCTCATCTGGTAAAGAGAGTGTGGCGCATGTGGTGAGTCAGGAGGACTTATCGGTGTTGGATCTTTCTGAGAAAAAGCATAAATTTATTCTAAGGCAGGATCAGAATTTTTTCATCAGTACCTTTTCCGAGTTTGATGATGCTCCTCTTTCTCACGCCAGTCTTGCGGAGCTTGGTCGTCGGCAGTTAAGGTCGACCTCTCAGGTTGTAGCTGCGGGATATATATATAGGGATAGCGGCCAAACTTATGTTGATAATCATTCGGGTCATTATCTTCCTGGTTACAGAAGCTCGCAGGCGGCGGTGAATTATTTGAGGTCGATAAGTGTGCCAGCGATGAGTGTTCGCATGGTTGGTCAAATGATGCGTCGATGA
- a CDS encoding energy transducer TonB yields the protein MGNVQSAVRAYDQSWRPAPGDLVDLGRTLRLPLGQLRLQRTPVSGLKRRDKLVLSLLVLALHGAAAYWVSQAPTPELPVVPPQVPPMTIEFAAPAPPVVEPPPPAPAPPVVQPPPPPVVDELAAKPKPKPKPVPKPVVKQQPKPQPKPVEAPPPAPVAAPAPPAPPAPAPVTPASANAAYLKNPAPEYPQMAQRRGWEGTVLLRVEVLPSGKPGQIQIQKSSGRDALDAAALAAVKRWSFVPAKQGDVAQTGWVSVPIDFKLR from the coding sequence ATGGGTAATGTCCAGTCGGCCGTCAGGGCCTACGACCAGTCATGGCGCCCGGCCCCGGGCGACCTGGTCGACCTTGGACGCACGCTTCGCCTTCCGCTTGGCCAGCTGCGCCTGCAACGTACGCCCGTCAGTGGGCTCAAGCGCCGCGACAAGCTGGTGTTGAGCCTGCTGGTGCTGGCCCTGCATGGCGCTGCAGCGTACTGGGTCAGCCAGGCACCAACGCCCGAGCTGCCGGTGGTGCCACCGCAAGTACCGCCCATGACCATCGAGTTCGCCGCGCCGGCGCCGCCTGTAGTCGAGCCACCGCCACCAGCCCCGGCACCGCCGGTGGTCCAGCCGCCACCGCCGCCTGTGGTCGACGAACTGGCCGCCAAGCCCAAACCCAAGCCAAAACCCGTACCCAAGCCGGTGGTCAAGCAACAGCCCAAGCCACAGCCCAAGCCGGTCGAGGCACCGCCGCCAGCCCCTGTGGCCGCCCCGGCACCGCCAGCGCCACCCGCGCCGGCCCCGGTCACCCCGGCCTCGGCCAACGCGGCGTACCTGAAGAACCCGGCGCCGGAGTACCCGCAGATGGCTCAGCGGCGCGGTTGGGAAGGCACCGTACTGCTGCGCGTCGAGGTGCTGCCCAGCGGCAAGCCCGGGCAGATCCAGATCCAGAAGAGCAGCGGCCGCGATGCCCTCGACGCTGCCGCACTGGCCGCGGTCAAGCGCTGGAGCTTCGTGCCTGCCAAGCAGGGCGACGTGGCCCAGACCGGCTGGGTCAGCGTACCGATCGATTTCAAGCTTCGCTAA